In Helianthus annuus cultivar XRQ/B chromosome 3, HanXRQr2.0-SUNRISE, whole genome shotgun sequence, a single window of DNA contains:
- the LOC110927644 gene encoding EG45-like domain containing protein, which produces MGLMTRAFFMIAMVACLTSVAHAIAGQATFYTPPYVPSSCYGFEDRGVMILAANSGLFNNRAACGQRYRVSCTSRTNDGVLQPCTGRSVDVTVVDLCPGCNPNQVDLSREAFQVIANPDAGRINIEYNRI; this is translated from the exons atgGGTTTGATGACTAGGGCATTTTTTATGATCGCCATGGTTGCATGTCTTACATCAGTTGCTCATGCCATTGCTGGCCAAGCAACTTTCTACACTCCTCCATATGTTC caTCATCATGTTATGGCTTCGAAGACCGCGGTGTTATGATTCTAGCAGCAAACAGTGGTTTGTTTAACAACCGAGCTGCGTGTGGACAGAGGTACCGTGTGAGTTGCACGAGTAGGACCAATGATGGCGTTTTGCAACCTTGCACAGGTAGGAGTGTTGATGTTACAGTTGTTGATCTTTGTCCCGGATGTAATCCAAATCAAGTTGATCTTTCCCGTGAGGCGTTCCAAGTGATTGCTAACCCTGATGCAGGGAGGATTAACATCGAGTATAACCG GATCTAA